The following proteins are encoded in a genomic region of Pseudomonas sp. Os17:
- a CDS encoding APC family permease, with amino-acid sequence MSLNDRLKRHLDQGVVGFPTALASAVGLIMASPVILTATTGFGIGGGAFAAAMLIALLMMLAQSTTFAEAACLLPTNGSVYDYLACGLGRFFAITGTLSAYLIVHVFAGTAETILSGIMALVNFESLNTLLEQSGSAWLVGVGLVLFFGLLNAVGITAFSRAEVILTFGMWTTLMVFGVLGVIKAPAVALDGWFGASMVGTDLPTILSLVGMAMFMFVGCEFVTPLTPDVRKAARTIPRAMALGLVGVALCMFIYGAAMKRQVENIALSEDGSVHLLDTPMAIPHFAEQIMGPFGRIWLGIGLLFAGAATINTLMAGLPRILYGMALDGALPKVFTYLHPRFKTPLLCIAVAVLIPCLHAWWLGGSTDSIMHLVLAAVCAWSTAYLLVTLSVVVLRIRRPDLPRAYKSPWFPLPQVLSSVGILLGMWFITPPGMDPRDIYVPFGSMLGLTALYALVWTLLVQKVNPFRPVPVEEVLEQALGLAADTDNRPREHLADESFKLATKPL; translated from the coding sequence CGGCGCGTTTGCCGCGGCGATGCTGATCGCCTTGCTGATGATGCTGGCGCAGTCCACCACCTTCGCCGAAGCGGCCTGCCTGCTGCCCACCAACGGTTCGGTCTATGACTACCTGGCCTGCGGACTGGGGCGTTTCTTCGCCATCACCGGCACCTTGTCCGCCTACCTGATCGTGCATGTGTTCGCCGGCACGGCGGAAACCATTCTCAGCGGCATCATGGCCCTGGTGAACTTCGAATCCCTCAACACCTTGCTGGAGCAGAGTGGCAGCGCCTGGCTGGTGGGCGTGGGGCTGGTGCTGTTCTTCGGCCTGCTCAACGCGGTAGGGATCACCGCCTTCAGTCGTGCCGAAGTGATCCTGACTTTCGGCATGTGGACCACCCTCATGGTCTTTGGCGTGCTGGGGGTGATCAAGGCGCCAGCGGTGGCGCTCGACGGCTGGTTCGGCGCGTCGATGGTGGGGACCGACCTGCCGACCATCCTGTCCCTGGTGGGCATGGCCATGTTCATGTTCGTCGGTTGCGAGTTCGTCACGCCCCTGACCCCGGATGTCCGCAAGGCTGCCAGGACCATTCCCCGGGCCATGGCCCTGGGGCTGGTGGGGGTGGCGCTGTGCATGTTCATCTATGGCGCGGCCATGAAGCGCCAGGTGGAGAACATCGCCCTGAGCGAGGACGGCAGCGTGCACCTGCTGGACACGCCCATGGCCATTCCGCATTTCGCCGAACAGATCATGGGGCCGTTCGGCCGTATCTGGCTGGGCATTGGCCTGTTGTTTGCCGGCGCCGCCACCATCAACACCCTGATGGCCGGCCTGCCGCGAATCCTCTACGGCATGGCGCTGGACGGTGCCTTGCCCAAGGTCTTCACCTACCTGCACCCGCGTTTCAAGACTCCCTTGCTGTGCATCGCCGTGGCGGTGCTGATTCCCTGCCTGCATGCCTGGTGGCTGGGCGGCAGCACGGACAGCATCATGCACCTGGTGCTGGCGGCGGTCTGTGCCTGGAGCACCGCCTACCTGCTGGTGACCCTGTCGGTGGTGGTGCTGCGCATTCGCCGGCCGGATCTGCCCCGTGCCTACAAATCGCCCTGGTTCCCCCTGCCGCAGGTCCTGTCTTCAGTGGGGATCCTGTTGGGCATGTGGTTCATCACGCCACCGGGGATGGACCCACGGGACATCTATGTACCCTTCGGCAGCATGCTCGGCCTGACCGCCCTCTATGCTCTGGTCTGGACCCTGCTGGTGCAGAAGGTCAATCCGTTCCGGCCCGTGCCGGTGGAGGAGGTGCTGGAGCAGGCCCTGGGCCTTGCAGCGGATACCGACAACCGTCCTCGGGAGCATCTGGCCGATGAGTCTTTCAAGCTGGCGACAAAACCTCTTTGA
- a CDS encoding DUF3156 family protein produces MSLSSWRQNLFDWWRQAPSGYCPGVTLGHLRRDLAGFDCTPCGAAGAVFRCPQTGLEFTVHERPLAQFLMHIVVCEWRLRIPAAGAGQVRINLHHTGAIRRRGVAARLLAAEAGPWTPLLQRLSSDRKLLESLLPLDFKRLELWRDDQGWQVRLEHFAASEVVNRLPGFRRYIRLSAEQRQALLGSFTELYKLLREF; encoded by the coding sequence ATGAGTCTTTCAAGCTGGCGACAAAACCTCTTTGACTGGTGGCGCCAGGCGCCTTCGGGCTATTGCCCCGGGGTGACCCTGGGGCACTTGCGAAGGGATCTGGCGGGGTTCGACTGCACCCCTTGCGGCGCAGCCGGGGCTGTCTTTCGCTGTCCGCAAACAGGGCTGGAGTTCACGGTGCATGAGCGTCCGCTGGCGCAGTTTCTGATGCATATCGTGGTCTGTGAATGGCGCTTGCGAATACCCGCCGCGGGGGCGGGGCAGGTGCGAATCAATTTGCACCACACCGGGGCGATCCGCCGTCGGGGTGTCGCCGCCCGTTTGCTGGCCGCAGAGGCTGGGCCATGGACGCCCTTGCTGCAGCGGCTGAGCAGCGACCGCAAGTTACTCGAGAGCTTGCTGCCGTTGGACTTCAAGCGCCTGGAACTGTGGCGGGATGACCAGGGGTGGCAAGTGCGCCTGGAGCATTTCGCCGCCAGCGAGGTGGTCAATCGTCTGCCTGGGTTCCGGCGCTATATTCGCTTGAGCGCCGAACAGCGGCAGGCGCTGTTGGGCAGCTTCACCGAGTTGTACAAGCTTCTGCGAGAATTCTGA
- the feaR gene encoding transcriptional regulator FeaR — MLASHSFSSWVGALQGVCGRFEARPARNPALFIGEVGLQDYAGLEVAQIRTNAGLISRQSTKVDQEDDRHCFLIIQRSGHARLSQGGESVELGPGDMALLDSAGACEIVPHGLIEHASFHLCREEVYRHLPQQQRKFGKLSQNCASGRLMRLLVEQICAGDLQGCAAQQEGQALQEALIALLGPTLRQTASTLDGFDHGLHGHCLRDQARQLINQSLNEPGLTPVSLAAQLNISVRQLYRLFEEQGDSVCRFIQRSRLKRSAADLSNPQLRNESITDIAFKWGFTDSAHFSRTFKKHFEQSPRDFRARSLNA; from the coding sequence GTGCTTGCTTCGCATAGTTTCAGTTCCTGGGTAGGCGCCTTGCAGGGTGTCTGCGGCCGATTCGAGGCCCGCCCGGCACGCAACCCCGCTCTGTTCATCGGTGAAGTGGGTCTGCAGGATTACGCCGGCCTGGAAGTGGCGCAGATCCGCACCAACGCCGGGCTGATTTCCCGGCAGAGCACCAAGGTCGACCAGGAGGACGACCGTCATTGTTTCCTGATCATCCAGCGCAGTGGTCACGCCCGCCTGAGCCAGGGCGGCGAGAGTGTCGAGCTGGGCCCCGGCGACATGGCCCTGCTGGATTCCGCCGGTGCCTGCGAGATCGTGCCCCACGGTTTGATCGAACACGCTTCGTTCCACCTGTGCCGGGAAGAGGTCTACCGGCATCTGCCGCAGCAGCAACGCAAGTTCGGCAAGCTGTCACAGAACTGCGCCAGTGGTCGCTTGATGCGCTTGCTGGTGGAGCAGATCTGCGCCGGTGATCTGCAGGGGTGTGCCGCGCAGCAGGAGGGGCAGGCCTTGCAGGAAGCCCTGATTGCCTTGCTCGGGCCGACCTTGCGCCAGACCGCCAGCACCCTGGATGGCTTTGACCACGGCCTGCATGGCCACTGCCTGCGTGATCAGGCCCGGCAACTGATCAATCAATCCCTCAACGAGCCGGGGCTGACCCCGGTCTCCCTGGCGGCGCAGTTGAACATCTCGGTGCGCCAGCTGTACCGACTGTTTGAAGAGCAGGGCGACAGCGTATGCCGATTCATCCAGCGCTCGCGACTCAAGCGCAGCGCCGCCGATCTGAGCAATCCGCAATTGCGCAATGAGTCGATCACCGACATTGCCTTCAAGTGGGGCTTCACCGATTCGGCGCATTTCAGCCGGACCTTCAAGAAGCATTTCGAACAATCGCCCCGTGACTTCCGCGCCCGCTCCCTCAACGCGTAG
- a CDS encoding helix-turn-helix transcriptional regulator has product MSNLFREVGLHAGLGRTLTLIGNPRFWKQLVLLLHQATPFDNALAIFYPREGPPQALEEYDAEPSSKPASMLTYLNGLYLLDPFFQACREGYPSGLYRLEEVAPDHFRQSEYFLSYFHDNVLEDEVQFILQLPDTGTLSLSLGSQRVFNSEEIGQLTTFAAWVLPLMQQHWQHSQLRPQLPVAEEMASQIRDALSHFGSAVLSDRELEIARLILRGFSSKAMAERLKISPDTIKVHRRHLYAKLDISSQPELFSLFIQSLGHDLENP; this is encoded by the coding sequence TTGAGTAATCTGTTCAGGGAAGTCGGCCTGCATGCCGGCCTGGGTCGCACCCTCACGCTGATCGGCAACCCGCGCTTCTGGAAACAGCTGGTGTTGCTGCTGCACCAGGCCACGCCGTTCGACAACGCCCTGGCGATCTTCTACCCGCGCGAAGGCCCGCCCCAGGCACTGGAGGAATATGACGCCGAACCCAGCAGCAAGCCGGCCTCGATGCTCACCTACCTGAACGGCCTGTACCTGCTCGACCCGTTCTTCCAGGCCTGCCGCGAGGGCTATCCCAGCGGCCTGTATCGCCTGGAGGAAGTGGCCCCGGACCACTTTCGCCAGAGCGAGTACTTTCTCAGCTACTTCCACGACAACGTTCTGGAAGACGAAGTGCAGTTCATCCTGCAACTGCCCGATACCGGCACCCTGTCCCTGTCACTGGGCAGTCAGCGCGTGTTCAACAGCGAGGAAATCGGCCAGCTCACCACCTTTGCCGCCTGGGTGCTGCCGCTGATGCAGCAGCATTGGCAGCACAGCCAGCTCCGCCCTCAGCTTCCGGTCGCCGAAGAAATGGCCAGCCAGATTCGTGACGCCCTGAGTCATTTCGGCAGCGCCGTGCTATCGGATCGCGAACTGGAGATCGCCCGCCTGATCCTGCGCGGGTTTTCCTCCAAGGCCATGGCCGAGCGCTTGAAGATTTCGCCGGACACCATCAAGGTCCACCGCCGCCACCTGTACGCCAAGCTGGATATCTCCAGCCAGCCGGAACTGTTTTCCCTGTTCATCCAGTCCCTGGGACACGACCTGGAAAATCCCTGA
- a CDS encoding APC family permease has protein sequence MSSPAAPDGALKPTLSVFDVVAITVSGVTPASSVFVIAPFAIHQAGSGVFLAFVMAGLLALMFAFCYAELGRAHNSAGGEYVYAKRVFGGMAGYATFLTVLVMLLFIPPVLATGAATYLNNALGTNFDSQTVALVIVVCSYLLGILNIKLNAWITGTCLLLEVAALLVIVWLGFGNASQPLGILLQPQIVDHGVLQMAPWALVIGAVGIGLFSYNGYGPAVLLAEDMKCKGRGVHKAVLWSLVLVVIIELVPLTALLIGAPSLSTLLASPDPIGYLLTSHGNETLARVVSGGIFLSVFNAIVAIVIQIGRVVFSSGRDALWTPGINRLFTRIHPRWDSPWLATLFLAIPSAVLSFSSNLADLTSFSVLLIMLVYLIVALSALVSRVRLRDREHPYRMPLWPLPALLAVLGAGYLLITLLLEASVRDLMVIIGLLALSVILYGTNGRYSPAFQKL, from the coding sequence ATGAGCTCTCCCGCAGCGCCTGACGGCGCGCTGAAACCAACCTTGAGTGTGTTCGATGTGGTGGCCATCACCGTGTCCGGTGTGACGCCCGCCAGTTCAGTGTTCGTGATTGCGCCCTTTGCCATCCATCAGGCCGGCAGCGGGGTGTTCCTGGCGTTCGTCATGGCCGGGTTGCTGGCGCTGATGTTTGCCTTCTGCTACGCCGAGCTGGGCCGCGCCCATAACAGCGCGGGGGGCGAGTACGTGTATGCCAAGCGGGTGTTTGGCGGCATGGCCGGCTATGCCACCTTCCTCACGGTGCTGGTGATGCTGCTGTTCATCCCGCCGGTACTGGCCACGGGGGCCGCCACGTACCTGAACAACGCCCTGGGCACGAACTTCGATTCCCAGACCGTGGCCCTGGTGATCGTGGTCTGCAGTTATCTGCTGGGCATTCTCAACATCAAGCTCAATGCCTGGATTACCGGCACGTGCCTGCTGCTGGAAGTGGCGGCCTTGCTGGTCATCGTCTGGCTGGGCTTTGGCAACGCCTCGCAGCCCCTCGGCATCCTCCTGCAACCGCAGATCGTCGACCATGGCGTGCTGCAGATGGCGCCCTGGGCCCTGGTGATCGGGGCGGTGGGCATCGGCCTGTTTTCCTACAACGGCTATGGACCGGCGGTGCTGCTGGCCGAAGACATGAAATGCAAGGGCCGCGGCGTGCACAAGGCGGTGCTCTGGTCCCTTGTGCTGGTGGTGATCATCGAGCTGGTGCCGCTCACCGCCTTGCTGATTGGCGCGCCGTCCCTGAGCACCTTGCTGGCCAGCCCCGATCCCATCGGCTACCTACTCACCAGCCATGGCAACGAAACCCTCGCCAGGGTCGTCAGTGGCGGGATCTTCCTGTCGGTGTTCAACGCCATCGTCGCCATCGTTATCCAGATCGGCCGCGTGGTGTTCAGCAGCGGCCGCGACGCCCTGTGGACGCCCGGCATCAACCGCCTGTTCACACGGATCCACCCGCGCTGGGACTCGCCATGGCTGGCTACGCTGTTCCTGGCGATTCCTTCGGCAGTACTCAGTTTTAGCTCGAATCTGGCGGACCTCACGTCCTTCAGCGTGCTGTTGATCATGCTGGTGTACCTGATCGTCGCCCTCAGCGCATTGGTGAGCCGGGTGCGGCTGCGCGATCGCGAGCATCCCTACCGCATGCCGTTGTGGCCGCTGCCGGCGCTGCTGGCGGTGCTCGGTGCCGGGTACTTGCTGATCACACTGTTGCTTGAGGCTTCTGTGCGGGACCTCATGGTGATCATCGGGCTGCTGGCGCTGTCGGTGATTCTCTATGGCACTAATGGCCGGTACAGCCCGGCGTTCCAGAAATTGTAA
- a CDS encoding DmpA family aminopeptidase, whose product MRARELGIKLGLGAPGPFNAITDVPGVRVGHSTLKTTVGGKQVRTGVTLVQPRDGHARLQPCFAGCHVLNGNGDATGLEWIREAGTLTTPLAITNTHSVGVVRDTLIALEREALADPAVYWCMPVVMETYDGLLNDIWGQHVGPQQVRQALASAESGPVAEGAVGGGTGMICHEFKGGIGTASRRLTAEQGGYTVGALVQANHGKREELRVDGYPVGRRLGGIVSPFAERGTPGMGSIVVILATDAPLLPHQCQRLAQRASIGIARTGGGTEDSSGDIFLAFATGNRDLPTADYARKDLGLTSPLAMLNNDHISPLFSAAAEAVEEAIINALLAGEPMTGDDGAQVPALTPQVLLQALELTGWNIS is encoded by the coding sequence ATGCGAGCACGTGAGTTGGGCATCAAGCTGGGGTTGGGGGCGCCGGGCCCGTTCAATGCGATCACCGACGTACCCGGGGTACGGGTAGGGCACAGCACCCTGAAAACCACCGTGGGCGGCAAGCAGGTGCGCACCGGGGTGACCCTGGTCCAGCCCCGGGACGGGCATGCACGGTTGCAGCCCTGTTTCGCCGGCTGCCATGTGCTCAACGGCAACGGCGATGCCACGGGCCTGGAGTGGATTCGCGAAGCGGGCACCCTGACCACGCCGCTGGCCATCACCAATACCCACAGCGTCGGCGTGGTCCGCGACACCCTGATCGCCCTGGAGCGCGAAGCCCTGGCGGACCCGGCGGTGTACTGGTGCATGCCGGTGGTGATGGAAACCTACGACGGTCTGCTCAACGACATCTGGGGGCAGCATGTGGGGCCGCAACAGGTGCGCCAGGCCCTGGCCAGCGCCGAATCCGGGCCGGTGGCCGAGGGCGCGGTGGGCGGCGGCACCGGGATGATCTGCCACGAGTTCAAGGGCGGTATCGGCACGGCGTCGCGGCGGCTGACGGCGGAGCAGGGCGGCTATACCGTCGGCGCCCTGGTCCAGGCCAACCACGGCAAGCGTGAAGAGTTGCGGGTGGACGGTTACCCGGTGGGGCGTCGGCTGGGGGGCATCGTCTCGCCCTTTGCCGAACGCGGGACTCCGGGCATGGGCTCGATCGTGGTGATCCTGGCCACCGATGCGCCCCTCTTGCCTCATCAATGCCAGCGCCTGGCGCAACGGGCCTCGATTGGCATCGCCCGCACCGGTGGCGGCACCGAGGATTCCAGTGGCGATATCTTCCTGGCCTTTGCCACGGGAAACCGGGACCTGCCCACTGCGGATTACGCGCGCAAGGACCTGGGACTGACTTCGCCGCTGGCGATGCTCAACAACGATCACATCTCGCCGCTGTTCAGCGCGGCCGCCGAGGCCGTGGAGGAGGCCATCATCAACGCCCTGCTGGCAGGTGAACCGATGACCGGTGACGACGGCGCGCAGGTGCCGGCGCTGACCCCGCAAGTATTGCTGCAAGCATTGGAACTAACTGGTTGGAACATAAGTTGA